In one Candidatus Methylarchaceae archaeon HK02M2 genomic region, the following are encoded:
- a CDS encoding transcriptional regulator, whose protein sequence is MSKNSFNLKNIDRLIHEPTRLMIMTQLYVVESADFLFLQNQLQMTPGNLSSHLSKLEEAGYVEIVKEFIERKPHTALKLTKKGRDAFNG, encoded by the coding sequence TTGTCAAAAAATTCTTTTAACCTAAAGAACATCGATCGATTGATCCATGAGCCAACTAGATTGATGATCATGACCCAGCTGTATGTTGTAGAAAGCGCAGACTTCCTCTTCCTCCAAAATCAACTTCAGATGACTCCAGGTAATCTATCATCTCATTTGAGCAAACTGGAAGAGGCAGGTTATGTGGAGATAGTCAAGGAATTCATTGAGCGAAAGCCTCACACAGCACTAAAACTTACAAAGAAAGGACGTGATGCTTTCAACGG